A genomic window from Anticarsia gemmatalis isolate Benzon Research Colony breed Stoneville strain chromosome 22, ilAntGemm2 primary, whole genome shotgun sequence includes:
- the LOC142982763 gene encoding myrosinase 1-like, which translates to MFLQRVVVFCALLGVSWCTEDWTFPEGFKFGAASASYQVEGGWNAKDKGENIWDRFSHAHPEIIKNSDNGDVACDSYNQWERDIEMAKELGLDFYRFSLSWSRLLPTGLDNYVSEDGTAYYNNLINGLLAAGIQPMVTLYHWDLPLPLQELGGWTNPLIADWFTDYARVAYSLFGDRVKIWLTINEPIVICDVAYNTGVLAPGIRSPEHGANICTKNVLLSHAKAYRLYDTEFRSRYHGEVSLANQLVWFEPATADDKELAEIAIENVTGRYSHPIFSKEGGWPPVIEKMMAERSKEKGYSKSVLPPFTQEEKELIRGTYDFYAMNHYTSRLIRKAKEGEHTATWYFGGFRDMNAVLSPGSDWKPTASTWFYQYPPGIRGQLVWLKEHYGDMKFMITENGLATFGGLNDQDRIDYYESYLKQLLLAIREDGVKLTHYTAWTLMDNFEWTDGYSVKYGLYEVDFEDPKRPRVPRASAHYYASIIKNHSLNVVKPKNENDRLTAREEL; encoded by the exons ATGTTTCTGCAACGAGTGGTCGTGTTCTG CGCCCTACTAGGCGTGTCATGGTGCACAGAAGACTGGACGTTCCCTGAGGGGTTCAAATTTGGAGCAGCCAGCGCTTCATACCAAGTGGAGGGTGGCTGGAATGCCAAAg ATAAAGGAGAGAACATCTGGGACAGATTCTCTCACGCGCACCCAGAGATAATAAAGAACAGTGACAATGGTGACGTGGCCTGCGACTCCTACAACCAGTGGGAGAGAGACATCGAGATGGCCAAGGAACTTGGGCTGGACTTTTACAG ATTCTCGCTCTCCTGGTCTCGTCTACTACCAACGGGTTTAGACAACTACGTCAGTGAAGACGGCACTGCGTACTACAACAACTTAATTAATGGTCTCCTGGCAGCAGGCATCCAGCCCATGGTTACTTTGTACCACTGGGACTTGCCTCTACCCCTTCAAGAACTTG GTGGCTGGACCAACCCACTGATAGCAGACTGGTTCACAGACTACGCGAGAGTAGCGTACTCTCTGTTCGGTGACCGAGTGAAGATCTGGCTGACTATCAACGAACCCATCGTCATATGTGACGTGGCTTACAACACTGGAGTCCTGGCGCCAGGCATCCGAAGTCCTGAGCATGGAGCTAATATATGCACCAAGAACGTCCTGTTGTCTCATGCGAAGGCTTACAGATTGTATGATACGGAATTCAGGTCTAGGTACCATG GTGAAGTGTCGTTAGCCAACCAGCTGGTTTGGTTCGAGCCAGCGACTGCAGATGATAAGGAGTTAGCTGAAATTGCGATAGAGAATGTG ACTGGAAGATACTCGCATCCCATCTTCTCAAAGGAAGGAGGCTGGCCACCTGTCATTGAGAAAATGATGGCAGAGAGGAGCAAGGAGAAGGGGTACTCCAAGTCTGTCTTACCACCTTTTACTCAAGAGGAGAAAGAACTCATTAGAG GAACATACGACTTCTACGCAATGAACCACTACACGAGCCGCCTCATTCGTAAGGCGAAGGAAGGCGAGCACACAGCCACTTGGTACTTCGGAGGGTTCCGGGATATGAACGCTGTATTAAGCCCTGGATCAGATTGGAAACCAACCGCCTCTACGTGGTTCTAT CAATACCCACCAGGCATCCGCGGTCAGCTCGTGTGGTTGAAGGAGCACTACGGTGACATGAAGTTCATGATCACTGAGAACGGTCTCGCTACCTTCGGAGGCCTCAACGATCAAGACAGAATCGATTACTATGAATCTTATTTGAAACAG TTGTTGCTGGCCATCAGAGAGGACGGTGTCAAACTGACACACTACACCGCGTGGACTTTGATGGACAATTTCGAATGGACAGACGGATACAG CGTCAAATACGGTCTATACGAGGTGGACTTTGAAGACCCAAAGAGGCCGCGCGTCCCTCGTGCCTCCGCGCACTACTACGCCAGCATCATCAAGAACCACTCCTTAAACGTCGTCAAACCAAAGAACGAGAACGATCGGCTAACAGCTAGAGAAGAATTATAA
- the LOC142982593 gene encoding myrosinase 1-like — protein MFWCKVTIVSALLGVSWCAEDWTFPPGFKFGTATSAYQVEGAWNISDKGESIWDRYAHAVPTRIKDGSNGDVACDSYHLWQTDIEKLVELGVHYYRFSISWPRLLPSGFPNIISEDGVRYYNNLIDGLLEKGIEPFVTLYHYDLPQSIQDLGGWTNPLVADWFADYANVAYSLFGDRVKMWLTINEPLMACDLSFNTAKQAPGIVSPDHGAYLCNKHILLAHAKAYRVYDNVYRAEYNGEVSIANLLIWYDPVTAADAELAELAVQYNTGRYSHAIYSKEGGWPPAIEEIMAENSRKKGYKRPNFPSFTQDEIELIKGTYDFYGLNYYMSFTLRAAAEGETVGDYPLIGIPDLNAVHGYRKEWPTTNVTGYTLNPEGIRNLMDWLKKNYGDMKIVITENGYPNLGGLDDRDRIEFYQGLFKQLILAIKEDGINLTHYTAWALMDNFEWSSGYTTKYGLYEVDFSDPQRTRTARASTKYYKDVIKSLRINV, from the exons atgttttggtGCAAAGTCACCATAGTCAG TGCGTTATTAGGCGTATCATGGTGCGCTGAAGACTGGACGTTCCCTCCAGGGTTCAAGTTCGGAACAGCCACTTCCGCGTACCAGGTAGAAGGAGCATGGAATATCAGTG ACAAAGGCGAAAGCATTTGGGATAGATACGCTCACGCCGTACCTACTCGTATCAAGGATGGCTCGAACGGTGACGTGGCGTGCGACTCGTACCATCTCTGGCAGACTGATATTGAGAAACTGGTGGAGCTTGGAGTACATTATTACAG GTTCTCAATATCCTGGCCGCGCCTACTCCCGAGTGGTTTCCCCAACATAATCAGTGAGGACGGCGTGAGATACTACAACAACCTGATCGATGGTCTACTGGAGAAAGGCATCGAGCCTTTCGTAACCTTGTACCATTATGATCTGCCACAATCGATACAGGATCTTG GTGGTTGGACCAACCCTCTGGTAGCAGACTGGTTCGCTGACTACGCGAATGTGGCGTACTCTCTGTTCGGTGACCGAGTGAAGATGTGGCTGACTATCAACGAGCCACTTATGGCCTGTGATCTGTCTTTCAACACGGCTAAGCAGGCTCCTGGGATCGTGAGTCCTGATCATGGGGCCTATTTGTGCAATAAACATATTCTGCTAGCTCATGCTAAGGCTTACAGAGTATATGATAATGTGTATAGAGCTGAATATAATG GTGAGGTATCGATTGCCAATTTGCTGATATGGTATGATCCAGTGACCGCGGCTGACGCGGAGTTAGCTGAGCTAGCTGTTCAGTACAAT ACTGGAAGATATTCGCATGCAATATATTCTAAAGAAGGAGGCTGGCCGCCCGCTATTGAGGAGATTATGGCAGAGAATAGTCGGAAGAAGGGATACAAAAGACCAAACTTTCCTTCTTTTACACAAGATGAAATTGAACTAATCAAAG GAACGTACGACTTCTACGGCCTGAACTACTACATGTCGTTCACGTTACGTGCTGCGGCTGAAGGTGAGACCGTTGGAGATTATCCTCTCATCGGCATCCCAGATTTAAATGCCGTGCATGGATACCGCAAAGAATGGCCTACTACAAATGTCACTGGCTATAca CTGAACCCAGAAGGTATTCGTAACTTGATGGACTGGTTGAAGAAGAACTATGGTGACATGAAGATCGTCATCACGGAGAACGGGTATCCGAATCTAGGAGGCTTGGACGATCGGGACAGGATTGAGTTTTACCAGGGTCTTTTCAAGCAG CTTATTCTCGCGATTAAAGAAGACGGTATCAATCTAACTCACTACACAGCCTGGGCTCTTATGGACAACTTCGAATGGAGCAGTGGTTACAC GACTAAGTACGGCCTATATGAAGTGGACTTCTCCGATCCGCAGCGCACGCGTACTGCACGAGCTTCTACCAAATACTACAAAGATGTTATCAAGAGTCTCAGAATTaatgtatag